The region ATTTTGTTTGAATTTAGCTCATTTATAAAGCCAGCAGCACCGATTTCTGTAAGCCTTTTCTTAAACTGTTCAAGCTTGTCTGAAACCTTTGCCTCGCTTGTGATCTTATCAAGCGTTAGACTTAAAATTTCATCAAAACTATTTTTTTTATCTTTAGCTTTGCTTGAGCCTGACTGCAACAAATAATCGATAATATCGTTATTTTGAACCTTCATACATCTCCTTTTAAATTTGAGATGCTTTTTATAAGCAAGATTTATTCCTAAAGGCTAAATTCTCTAGTGTTTTTTGACTTTTCTAGGATAAAACTAGCAAATTCATCACTAAAATTTGGACACTCCACCACTTTATAAAAGCTAAAATTTAGCTCTTTTGCAAGCTTGGCATACTCGATAACTAGCTCAAAAATAGTCTCAGAATTATCTATACAAAAAGATAGCGGATAGATAAGCACTTTTTTATTTTCGCACTTTGCCAAAGCCTCATTTAGAGATGGCTCTAACCATTTAATTGGGCCAAGGCGTGACTGATAAGCAAGGCTCACATCTTTAAAATTTAGCCCCTGCTCTTTTAGCATTTTGCCTAAAATTTGCACATGCTCGTTTATGTGTTTTTCGTAGATATCACCTTTTTCAATGATCTTGCGAGGCAAAGAGTGAGCTGAAAAGATGAGGCTAATATCGCTTGTATCAATATCTTTTATCGCTTCGCGGATGTGAGAGATAATGATCTTATTGTAAGCGTCATCATCATAAAATGGCTCACAAAGTGAAATTTTAGCTTTTATATTAAGCTCCTCTTTTGCCTTTTTAAAATCAGCTAAGCTTGAAGTTATCGTAGTTTGTGAGTGATGAGGGTAGAGCGGTAAAAGCACTATCTCATCAAAATCTTCATACTTTTTAAGCACATCTTTTACAAATGGCGAAGTGTAGTTCATCGCAAAATCAACCGCGTCAAATTCGCTTTTAAGGCTTGAAATTTTCTCACAAAGCCTAGCTGTAAGCTCGCAAAGTGGCGACTTTCCGCCTATTTGCTCGTAGTTGTGCTTCGCAGTTTTTAGTCTGCCTTTTGTGATCATGAAAGCTACAAATTTTCTTAAAAATTTATTTTTTATACTCAAAATATATGGGTCATTAAACATATTTGTTAAAAAAATTTCGACATCATCTAGGCTGTTTGCACCGCCCATATTTAAAAGCAAAAGAGCTTTTTTCATCAAAAGAGCTCTTTAATCTTTATAGCATCATCGATGTTTGAAAGTTCACTACTCTCGCCACTTTGGCAAAGATCATAAAAGGCCTCGTATTGTGCTTTTATCTCATTATTTAAAGAGTCGGTCTTTAAATTCATCTGACCATTTTC is a window of Campylobacter concisus DNA encoding:
- the hemH gene encoding ferrochelatase, translating into MKKALLLLNMGGANSLDDVEIFLTNMFNDPYILSIKNKFLRKFVAFMITKGRLKTAKHNYEQIGGKSPLCELTARLCEKISSLKSEFDAVDFAMNYTSPFVKDVLKKYEDFDEIVLLPLYPHHSQTTITSSLADFKKAKEELNIKAKISLCEPFYDDDAYNKIIISHIREAIKDIDTSDISLIFSAHSLPRKIIEKGDIYEKHINEHVQILGKMLKEQGLNFKDVSLAYQSRLGPIKWLEPSLNEALAKCENKKVLIYPLSFCIDNSETIFELVIEYAKLAKELNFSFYKVVECPNFSDEFASFILEKSKNTREFSL